One Microlunatus soli genomic window carries:
- a CDS encoding NAD(P)-dependent oxidoreductase, whose product MQSTKPTVGVIGLGAMGRPAAAALARRFPVAGYDPVRTALDAAVQDGVVGYDSPAATAAAADLIVLSLPTPAVVRSVVDDLGRSADGKIIADLSTIDPGTAREVAAALEPSGTRYLDAPVLGRPASCGNWTLPCGGDETAVEAFAEVAIGTIAAAVERVGTVGSGATLKVCNNLMFASINTITAEVVDLAERAGVDPAVFARVVGGSGAATVSGLFNDIAPRMAEHRYADPTFAIRLLAKDVGLGAELAASLQRDLPVTRIVKDITDCAVRQGLGDLDTAAVVETYRDQPTLRQNGPD is encoded by the coding sequence GTGCAGTCAACCAAGCCGACCGTCGGCGTCATCGGACTCGGCGCGATGGGCCGCCCCGCCGCGGCGGCGTTGGCCCGACGTTTCCCGGTGGCCGGCTACGACCCGGTCCGGACGGCGCTGGACGCCGCGGTCCAGGACGGGGTGGTCGGCTACGACTCCCCCGCTGCGACCGCCGCAGCGGCCGACCTGATCGTGCTGTCACTGCCGACCCCGGCGGTGGTCCGATCGGTGGTCGACGATCTCGGCCGGTCCGCGGACGGCAAGATCATCGCCGACCTGTCCACCATCGATCCCGGCACGGCCCGCGAGGTCGCCGCCGCGCTCGAGCCGTCCGGGACCCGCTACCTGGACGCGCCGGTGCTCGGCCGGCCGGCCTCCTGTGGCAACTGGACCTTGCCTTGCGGCGGTGACGAGACGGCGGTCGAGGCGTTTGCCGAGGTCGCGATCGGCACCATCGCCGCGGCGGTCGAACGGGTCGGCACGGTGGGCTCCGGAGCGACCCTGAAGGTCTGCAACAACCTGATGTTCGCCAGCATCAACACCATCACCGCCGAGGTCGTCGACCTGGCCGAACGTGCCGGCGTCGACCCGGCGGTCTTCGCTCGGGTGGTCGGCGGCTCCGGAGCAGCGACCGTCTCCGGTTTGTTCAACGACATCGCCCCTCGGATGGCCGAGCACCGCTATGCCGATCCGACATTCGCGATCAGGCTGCTGGCCAAGGATGTCGGGCTGGGCGCCGAACTGGCCGCTTCGCTGCAGCGCGACCTCCCGGTGACCCGGATCGTCAAGGACATCACCGACTGTGCTGTCCGCCAGGGGCTGGGCGATCTCGACACCGCGGCCGTGGTGGAGACCTATCGCGACCAGCCGACACTGCGACAGAACGGACCGGACTGA
- a CDS encoding DUF4037 domain-containing protein — protein MPAFVPALQLDAEFYSEVVAPLLTGLPHAAARLGDGSEILGFDTERSTDHGWGPALQLFTDRADEVRSRIEDALPETFHGWPVQYGWDDVAQGAHLEATTLTAWLIGRLGVDPRESPTPIDWLLMPQQQLLGLTRGRVYADPDGAVAAARSAAHYYPEQVWLWMMSCQWRRIAQVEAFVGRTAEVGDELGSRVLAGYLVRDLMRLAFLQERSYWPYQKWFGSAFAQLALAADLGPILDDVLDARDHPARERALVTGYELLAATHNRLGVTAPVEATARLYHGRPYRVIGGDRFADVLRAAVTDQELRPLPPVGSVDQFADSTDIRANTDRTLRLRLIYTS, from the coding sequence GTGCCAGCCTTCGTACCTGCGTTGCAACTCGACGCCGAGTTCTACTCCGAGGTCGTCGCCCCGCTGTTGACCGGCCTGCCCCACGCGGCGGCACGGCTCGGGGACGGGTCGGAGATCCTCGGATTCGACACCGAACGGTCGACCGATCACGGTTGGGGGCCGGCGCTGCAACTGTTCACCGACCGGGCCGACGAGGTCCGCTCCAGAATCGAGGACGCGCTTCCGGAGACCTTCCACGGCTGGCCGGTGCAATACGGCTGGGACGACGTCGCGCAGGGCGCACACCTGGAAGCGACGACGCTGACGGCGTGGCTGATCGGCCGGCTGGGGGTCGATCCGCGGGAGTCACCGACGCCGATCGACTGGTTGTTGATGCCGCAACAGCAGCTGCTCGGGCTGACCCGTGGCCGCGTCTACGCCGATCCCGACGGTGCGGTTGCCGCGGCACGCTCGGCCGCGCATTACTACCCGGAGCAGGTCTGGCTGTGGATGATGTCCTGCCAGTGGCGTCGGATCGCGCAGGTGGAGGCGTTCGTCGGCCGGACCGCGGAGGTCGGCGACGAACTCGGCTCACGGGTGCTGGCCGGCTATCTGGTCCGCGATCTGATGCGGTTGGCGTTCCTGCAGGAACGCAGCTATTGGCCCTATCAGAAATGGTTCGGCAGCGCTTTCGCCCAGCTCGCGCTGGCCGCTGACCTCGGCCCGATCCTGGATGACGTGCTCGACGCCCGCGACCATCCGGCCCGCGAGCGGGCGTTGGTGACCGGATACGAGCTCCTGGCTGCCACCCACAATCGGCTCGGTGTGACCGCGCCGGTGGAGGCGACGGCCCGGCTGTACCACGGGCGGCCCTACCGGGTGATCGGGGGAGACCGGTTCGCCGACGTCCTGCGAGCTGCCGTCACAGACCAGGAGCTGCGGCCGTTGCCGCCGGTCGGTTCGGTGGACCAGTTCGCCGACTCCACCGACATCCGGGCCAACACCGACCGTACGCTCCGACTGCGGTTGATCTACACCTCCTGA
- a CDS encoding carbohydrate ABC transporter permease: protein MARRIGRIIFQTVVSVLFIGLAIFPLLWMVIAGFKSRREVVQTPFQFFPEVWRVQNYTQILADPAFLRTLAVTGLGAVLFTLLSLTVNSMAAYVFARLEFAGKKVIWPIMLGTMFIPGMTILLTSFIVVTKLHMLDTLAVLVLPGAAAGAHIFFIRQFYLNIPASLEEAAMLDGCGRWTIYLRLFLPLSKAPMVVVGITSFLAFWNSYVWPIMTITSPDLFQVQQYLAAFRSERSAELGKLMAGSALAATPVVVLFLIFQRQIIGNIKMAGLK from the coding sequence ATGGCCCGCCGGATCGGCCGGATCATCTTTCAGACGGTGGTCAGCGTGCTGTTCATCGGGCTGGCGATCTTTCCGTTGTTGTGGATGGTGATCGCCGGCTTCAAGTCGCGGCGTGAGGTGGTGCAGACCCCGTTCCAGTTCTTCCCCGAGGTGTGGCGGGTGCAGAACTACACCCAGATCCTCGCCGACCCCGCCTTCCTCCGCACGCTTGCGGTCACCGGTCTCGGGGCGGTGTTGTTCACGCTGCTCTCGCTGACGGTCAATTCGATGGCGGCCTACGTCTTCGCCCGGCTGGAGTTCGCCGGCAAGAAGGTGATCTGGCCGATCATGCTGGGCACCATGTTCATCCCCGGGATGACGATCCTGCTGACCTCGTTCATCGTGGTGACCAAGCTGCACATGCTGGACACCCTGGCAGTGCTGGTACTCCCCGGGGCCGCCGCCGGTGCCCACATCTTCTTCATCCGGCAGTTCTACCTGAACATCCCCGCCAGCCTGGAAGAGGCGGCGATGCTGGACGGCTGCGGTCGCTGGACGATCTATCTGCGGCTCTTCCTGCCGTTGTCCAAGGCACCGATGGTGGTGGTCGGCATCACCTCGTTCCTCGCCTTCTGGAACTCCTACGTCTGGCCGATCATGACGATCACCAGCCCGGACCTGTTCCAGGTGCAGCAGTATCTGGCCGCCTTCCGGTCCGAACGCTCGGCCGAACTGGGCAAGCTGATGGCAGGCTCGGCGCTGGCCGCGACACCGGTGGTGGTGCTCTTCTTGATCTTCCAGCGGCAGATCATCGGCAACATCAAGATGGCCGGACTGAAGTAG
- a CDS encoding lactate racemase domain-containing protein has translation MTTVRLEYGDGHLDAELPDDAIEIRAGQSGAEPDPLPDPVAATREAVQNPVGMPRLDQLVGPRSKITIAFPDRVKGGVHDSAHRRVAVPLLLDELERAGVSSRDVTLVCAIGLHRKNTEDEFAALLGDDTLSRLDPSQIVNHDAEDPDQMVDIGTSRHGDPVQMNRRLLDADLSIMLGHTSGNPYGGYSGGYKMPATGLTSWRSIRSHHSPGTMQRPDFVPASTDSHFRHQLQAIGRAMEAAMPRPFFTVDAVLDAASRQLKVAAGAIAEVEQATWPTAGRRTELVLDGPPADVLVVGMPRNFHYGNGMGSNPILMMQAAGSSISRAKNALRADPVIIVASVCDGWFNDDEFPATVAVYDALQTVDTAADLTRFEDEFSTRTDWVEAYRHGGAYHPFHAFSMAYMGGLAKINSRSVIIAGAQRPDLAHGMGAATAATVEEALADAGALLRTDPRVLVVPELSKPAYHLSIGR, from the coding sequence ATGACGACGGTACGACTCGAGTACGGCGACGGTCATCTCGATGCCGAGCTGCCCGACGACGCGATCGAGATCCGGGCCGGACAGTCGGGTGCCGAACCCGATCCGTTGCCCGATCCGGTGGCCGCGACCCGGGAAGCCGTGCAGAACCCGGTCGGGATGCCTCGGCTTGACCAACTCGTCGGTCCACGGAGCAAGATCACCATCGCCTTCCCCGACCGGGTCAAGGGTGGGGTGCACGACAGCGCGCATCGCCGGGTCGCCGTACCGTTGCTGCTGGACGAGCTCGAACGCGCCGGCGTCAGCTCCCGGGACGTGACCCTGGTCTGCGCGATCGGCCTGCACCGCAAGAACACCGAGGACGAGTTCGCCGCACTGCTCGGCGACGACACGCTGTCCCGACTCGACCCGTCCCAGATCGTCAACCACGACGCCGAGGACCCCGACCAGATGGTCGACATCGGCACCTCCCGGCACGGCGACCCGGTGCAGATGAACAGGCGGTTGCTGGACGCCGACCTGTCGATCATGCTCGGGCACACCAGCGGCAACCCGTACGGTGGATACAGCGGCGGCTACAAGATGCCGGCCACCGGGCTGACCAGCTGGCGCTCGATCCGCTCGCACCATTCACCGGGGACGATGCAGCGTCCCGACTTCGTCCCCGCCTCGACCGACAGCCACTTCCGCCATCAGCTGCAGGCGATCGGCCGCGCGATGGAGGCGGCGATGCCACGGCCGTTCTTCACCGTCGACGCCGTCCTGGACGCCGCGTCCCGGCAGCTGAAGGTCGCAGCCGGCGCGATCGCCGAGGTCGAACAGGCCACCTGGCCCACTGCGGGTCGACGCACCGAGCTGGTGCTGGACGGCCCTCCCGCTGACGTGCTGGTGGTCGGGATGCCGCGGAACTTCCACTACGGCAACGGGATGGGGTCCAATCCGATCCTGATGATGCAGGCCGCCGGCTCGTCGATCTCGCGAGCCAAGAACGCGCTCCGTGCCGATCCGGTGATCATCGTCGCGTCGGTCTGCGACGGCTGGTTCAACGACGACGAGTTCCCCGCCACCGTCGCGGTCTACGACGCGCTGCAGACCGTCGACACGGCCGCCGACCTGACCCGCTTCGAGGACGAGTTCAGCACCCGGACCGACTGGGTCGAGGCCTACCGCCACGGTGGTGCCTACCATCCGTTCCATGCCTTCTCGATGGCCTACATGGGCGGGCTGGCCAAGATCAACAGCCGATCGGTGATCATCGCCGGTGCGCAGCGCCCCGACCTCGCCCACGGGATGGGCGCGGCGACCGCGGCGACGGTCGAGGAGGCACTGGCCGACGCCGGCGCGCTGCTCCGCACCGACCCGCGGGTGCTCGTGGTTCCCGAGCTGTCCAAACCCGCCTACCACCTGAGCATCGGCCGCTGA
- a CDS encoding alpha/beta hydrolase family protein — MTTIIEADTPEGPGRFHVAAAEDERALLIMGHGAGGGIDAVDLSVLASRLPARGISVARFEQPWRVAGKKVASPPPRLDIAWNAAVPRLLADRPQPPIYFGGRSAGARVACRTAPEFERVSGVVCCAFPLHPPGRPDRSRAPELLGAGVPRLVLQGEKDTFGGPDEIRAELAADDPVTVVPVLGADHSMRVAKTGPITPAELRDLVCRSVIDFILGS; from the coding sequence ATGACGACGATCATCGAGGCCGACACCCCGGAGGGACCCGGCCGGTTCCATGTCGCGGCCGCCGAGGACGAGCGGGCGCTGTTGATCATGGGCCACGGTGCCGGTGGTGGCATCGACGCAGTCGACCTGTCGGTGCTGGCCAGTCGGCTGCCGGCGCGCGGAATCAGCGTCGCGCGTTTCGAGCAGCCGTGGCGGGTGGCGGGCAAGAAGGTCGCCAGCCCGCCGCCCCGGTTGGACATCGCCTGGAACGCCGCCGTCCCGAGGTTGCTCGCCGATCGTCCGCAGCCGCCGATCTACTTCGGCGGACGCAGCGCCGGCGCCCGGGTTGCCTGCCGGACGGCGCCGGAGTTCGAACGGGTCAGCGGCGTGGTGTGCTGTGCGTTTCCGCTGCATCCGCCGGGCCGTCCGGACCGGAGCCGGGCGCCGGAGCTGCTCGGTGCCGGCGTACCGCGTCTGGTGCTGCAGGGGGAGAAGGACACGTTCGGTGGCCCGGACGAGATCCGGGCCGAGTTGGCCGCTGATGATCCGGTGACCGTGGTCCCCGTCCTGGGCGCCGATCATTCGATGCGGGTGGCCAAGACCGGGCCGATCACGCCGGCCGAGCTTCGTGATCTGGTCTGCCGGTCGGTGATCGACTTCATCCTCGGCAGCTGA
- a CDS encoding ABC transporter substrate-binding protein codes for MNRSWMRRLSRPLVAVAALATVAGVTACGSGTPGQSADQANGEKTVVEFWQGEYTTPENAWYKKVVADFNASHPKISVKATTVPGDAWDQKMKAAQAAGKAPDVYPLPGRLTDPVRLGQVHEMDSLMPEKVWENLNPKADDVVSVDGKHYAYPLLLEPQQVLFTNSEMFTKAGLDPKKPPTTWKDLLAACAKIKPTLSNGQFCLQTAADPDTFAWTSIAQQLQVAGHLPLSDDWSKAQATDPKYKQLITFFKTLYDKGYIPKQPLGPGNDVGALGEKKVAMSVNGSWGMSQIAADFPEVAPNISMAPMATPTGDQTKNISPLGNFKWVIDAKSKHPKEAAEFIQWVLAGDPEVLKPFFVDTKFTKVPARNEVAELVAKDQDASNAPWASMLTEDVVPNAVLETDQPYDVSKAMGTAIQKGMTGTDPDTALQEAQKTITQVIKRDKLAGKGGS; via the coding sequence ATGAACCGGAGCTGGATGAGGCGGCTGAGCAGGCCGCTGGTCGCGGTGGCCGCGCTCGCAACGGTGGCCGGCGTCACGGCCTGTGGGAGCGGGACGCCCGGCCAGTCCGCCGATCAGGCCAATGGTGAGAAGACCGTCGTCGAGTTCTGGCAGGGCGAGTACACCACGCCGGAGAACGCCTGGTACAAGAAGGTGGTCGCCGATTTCAACGCCTCGCATCCCAAGATCTCGGTCAAGGCGACCACGGTCCCGGGCGACGCCTGGGATCAGAAGATGAAGGCGGCCCAGGCCGCCGGCAAGGCCCCCGACGTGTATCCGCTGCCCGGCCGGCTGACCGACCCCGTACGCCTGGGGCAGGTGCACGAGATGGACAGCCTGATGCCCGAGAAGGTGTGGGAGAACCTCAACCCGAAGGCCGACGACGTGGTCAGCGTCGACGGCAAGCATTACGCCTACCCGCTGCTGCTGGAACCGCAGCAGGTGCTCTTCACCAACAGCGAGATGTTCACCAAGGCCGGGCTGGATCCGAAGAAGCCGCCGACGACCTGGAAGGATCTGCTCGCCGCCTGCGCCAAGATCAAACCGACCCTGAGCAACGGCCAGTTCTGCCTGCAGACCGCCGCCGATCCGGACACCTTCGCCTGGACCTCGATCGCCCAGCAGCTGCAGGTCGCCGGTCACCTGCCACTCAGCGACGACTGGTCCAAGGCACAGGCCACCGACCCGAAGTACAAGCAGTTGATCACCTTCTTCAAGACGCTCTACGACAAGGGCTACATTCCCAAGCAGCCACTCGGGCCGGGCAACGATGTCGGCGCGTTGGGTGAGAAGAAGGTCGCGATGTCGGTCAACGGTTCCTGGGGGATGAGCCAGATCGCCGCGGACTTCCCCGAGGTCGCACCGAACATCTCGATGGCACCGATGGCCACCCCGACCGGCGATCAGACCAAGAACATCTCGCCGTTGGGCAACTTCAAGTGGGTGATCGACGCCAAGTCCAAACACCCCAAGGAGGCCGCCGAGTTCATCCAGTGGGTGCTGGCCGGCGATCCGGAGGTGCTGAAGCCGTTCTTCGTCGACACCAAGTTCACCAAGGTGCCGGCCCGTAACGAGGTCGCCGAACTGGTTGCCAAGGACCAGGATGCGAGCAACGCGCCGTGGGCGTCGATGCTGACCGAGGACGTGGTGCCGAACGCGGTGCTGGAGACCGATCAGCCCTACGACGTCAGCAAGGCGATGGGGACCGCCATCCAGAAGGGCATGACCGGCACCGATCCGGACACCGCCCTGCAGGAGGCGCAGAAGACGATCACCCAGGTGATCAAGCGGGACAAGCTGGCCGGGAAGGGCGGCAGTTGA
- a CDS encoding aminoglycoside phosphotransferase family protein, producing MLVDIPEEVRNKVIADGDVGWLDELPSIVESLAHDWSLTIGATLRGGHAALVVGATLPDATVGVLKIGAPGTRRDLSFEAAALRIADGDGCARLLRDDLDRGALLLERLGVALYDAVPEPATRHDVLCDVATRLWLPISPDVDLPTGADRAREYADLLPRLWEETGQPCSRATVEDALACIVRRRRAHDDRHSVLVHGDVHDLNVLRAADGTFKLIDPDGLRAEPAYDLGTIIRCNPDSADGLADRTRRLAVRTGVDAAAIWEWGTIHRVVSGLYSRQIGFQPFGDLLLAEADRLTG from the coding sequence GTGTTGGTCGATATCCCCGAGGAGGTCCGGAACAAGGTCATCGCCGACGGGGACGTCGGATGGCTCGACGAGCTGCCCTCGATCGTGGAATCGTTGGCGCATGATTGGTCGCTGACGATCGGTGCCACGCTGCGCGGCGGCCATGCTGCGCTGGTGGTCGGGGCGACACTCCCCGACGCGACGGTGGGCGTCCTCAAGATCGGCGCCCCGGGGACTCGGCGCGATCTCTCCTTCGAGGCCGCCGCGCTGCGCATCGCCGACGGTGACGGGTGCGCGCGCCTGCTCCGCGACGACCTCGACCGCGGCGCGCTCCTGCTCGAACGGCTCGGGGTTGCCTTGTACGACGCCGTGCCTGAGCCCGCGACGCGGCACGACGTGCTGTGCGATGTCGCAACCCGACTTTGGCTTCCGATCAGCCCCGATGTCGACCTGCCGACCGGTGCCGACAGGGCCCGCGAGTATGCCGACCTGTTGCCCCGGCTGTGGGAGGAGACCGGGCAGCCGTGTTCGCGAGCGACCGTCGAGGACGCCCTTGCCTGCATCGTGCGCCGCCGCCGCGCTCACGATGACCGGCACTCGGTGCTCGTGCACGGCGACGTCCACGATCTCAACGTGCTGCGAGCCGCAGACGGAACCTTCAAGCTCATCGATCCGGATGGACTGCGCGCGGAGCCGGCCTACGACCTCGGCACGATCATCCGATGCAATCCGGACAGCGCCGACGGCCTCGCCGACAGGACCAGGCGGCTGGCCGTCCGCACCGGCGTGGACGCCGCGGCGATCTGGGAGTGGGGAACGATCCATCGCGTCGTCAGTGGCCTGTACAGCAGGCAGATCGGGTTCCAGCCGTTCGGCGATCTGCTGCTCGCCGAGGCGGATCGACTGACCGGATAG
- a CDS encoding MFS transporter yields the protein MPTESLTVRSPRDIIDYVNDHPTGTGRTRILALIALGGIFVDAYDFTSLGIGMGSLTKQWDLGAGQVGLLTSVMALGALVGALAGGPLVDRIGRYKMFVLDLILFVVAAVAAGLAPNYGFLVVCRFFLGVGVGIDMPASFSFIAEFTDRRRKGGYVNFWQAMWYVAVVGAAIIALPLLLLAGSENLWRWMVGLGAVPALIVLLLRLRFTEESPMWAAQNLGLQEAASILRSSYKINVVVAPDAAAERAPTESPLQRLRELFTPRFRIRTALASIISGTQAAQYFAVGFYIPTIAAVLFGDDLVATILATLVINTFGIIGGVLQSLVTARLGMRLLAGIGYTLIIICTLGLAIGSDSISVWISTGLVALFVFGQSFGPGPQGKTMAALSYPTRLRGTGTGWAESMSRVGSIIGFYVFPLLLASLGLAGTMGWLTVIPAVGLVAVLLIKWNPIGADVEDEPAVQQSERRS from the coding sequence ATGCCGACCGAGTCACTGACCGTCCGCAGCCCGCGGGACATCATCGATTACGTCAACGATCACCCGACCGGCACCGGCCGGACCAGGATCCTGGCCCTGATCGCCCTGGGCGGCATCTTCGTCGACGCCTACGACTTCACCAGCCTCGGGATCGGGATGGGCAGCCTGACCAAGCAATGGGATCTCGGCGCCGGCCAGGTCGGACTGCTGACCTCGGTGATGGCGCTCGGCGCGCTGGTCGGCGCACTGGCCGGCGGGCCGTTGGTCGACCGGATCGGCCGCTACAAGATGTTCGTGCTGGACCTGATCCTGTTCGTGGTCGCCGCGGTCGCCGCCGGACTGGCACCCAATTACGGCTTCCTGGTCGTCTGTCGCTTCTTCCTCGGCGTCGGTGTCGGCATCGACATGCCGGCCTCGTTCAGCTTCATCGCCGAGTTCACCGATCGACGCCGCAAGGGCGGCTACGTCAACTTCTGGCAGGCGATGTGGTACGTCGCCGTGGTCGGTGCGGCGATCATCGCGCTGCCGTTGTTGCTGCTCGCGGGCAGTGAGAACCTGTGGCGCTGGATGGTCGGGCTGGGTGCCGTACCGGCTCTGATCGTGCTGCTGCTCCGCCTGAGGTTCACCGAGGAGAGTCCGATGTGGGCCGCTCAGAACCTCGGGCTGCAGGAGGCTGCGTCGATCCTGCGCAGCAGCTACAAGATCAACGTCGTGGTCGCCCCGGATGCCGCCGCCGAACGAGCGCCGACCGAGTCACCGCTGCAACGACTCCGCGAGCTCTTCACACCCCGCTTCCGGATCCGGACCGCGCTGGCGTCGATCATCTCCGGCACTCAGGCCGCGCAATACTTCGCGGTCGGCTTCTACATCCCCACCATCGCCGCCGTGCTGTTCGGTGACGATCTTGTCGCCACCATCCTGGCCACCCTGGTGATCAACACCTTCGGCATCATCGGCGGCGTCCTGCAGTCCCTGGTCACCGCCCGGCTGGGGATGCGGCTGCTGGCCGGCATCGGCTACACCTTGATCATCATCTGCACGCTCGGCCTGGCGATCGGCAGTGACTCGATCAGTGTCTGGATCTCCACCGGCCTGGTCGCCCTCTTCGTCTTCGGGCAGTCCTTCGGACCGGGGCCGCAGGGTAAGACGATGGCCGCGCTCTCCTACCCGACCCGGCTCCGTGGCACCGGGACCGGCTGGGCCGAGAGCATGTCCCGGGTCGGCAGCATCATCGGCTTCTACGTCTTCCCGTTGCTGCTGGCCTCCCTCGGCCTGGCCGGCACCATGGGCTGGCTGACCGTGATCCCCGCGGTCGGCCTGGTCGCGGTGTTGTTGATCAAGTGGAATCCGATCGGCGCCGACGTCGAGGACGAACCCGCAGTCCAGCAGAGCGAAAGGCGATCATGA
- a CDS encoding carbohydrate ABC transporter permease — MTSTVTDPATTTGSAHPEARRPRGVHRDSKVAWAMLAPALILLTIFVIVPAGYAIYLSFFEWSFYQPPRFVGLHNFVAVLTDPAFRASVLLGLKFVLMTVPTGLIIAFLFASFVMTVGRRLAGVLKVSIYIPTIISSVITSIVFTIIYDYSGGLLNAVVNRFGLENQAWLGEVRLALPAIAAPAVWIGLGLTSLIMIAGMIDIPDSFYEAASLEGANWWQKTIYITIPQLKNILLFLLITGFVAAVQQYELPLVMTGGGPLESTTLPNLFIFNHFRNDPYQGYSLAAALLLFIILGTISALVFRVLNSEKLVD; from the coding sequence TTGACCTCGACCGTCACCGACCCGGCCACGACGACCGGGTCGGCACACCCCGAGGCGAGGCGACCTCGTGGGGTGCATCGCGACAGCAAGGTCGCCTGGGCGATGCTGGCACCGGCGCTGATCCTGTTGACGATCTTCGTGATCGTGCCGGCCGGGTACGCGATCTATCTCAGCTTCTTCGAGTGGAGCTTCTACCAGCCGCCCCGCTTCGTCGGGCTGCACAACTTCGTTGCGGTGTTGACCGATCCGGCGTTCCGCGCGTCGGTGCTGCTCGGCCTGAAGTTCGTCCTGATGACCGTCCCCACCGGACTGATCATCGCCTTCCTGTTCGCGTCCTTCGTGATGACCGTCGGACGTCGGCTGGCCGGTGTGCTGAAGGTCAGCATCTACATCCCGACGATCATCTCCAGTGTGATCACCTCGATCGTGTTCACGATCATCTACGACTACTCCGGCGGTCTGCTGAACGCCGTGGTCAACCGGTTCGGCCTGGAGAATCAGGCCTGGCTCGGTGAGGTCCGGCTCGCACTGCCGGCGATCGCCGCCCCGGCGGTCTGGATCGGCCTCGGACTGACCTCGCTGATCATGATCGCCGGCATGATCGACATCCCGGACAGCTTCTACGAGGCCGCGTCCCTGGAGGGCGCGAACTGGTGGCAGAAGACGATCTACATCACGATCCCGCAGTTGAAGAACATTCTGCTGTTCCTGTTGATCACCGGCTTCGTCGCCGCCGTGCAGCAGTACGAGCTGCCGTTGGTGATGACCGGTGGCGGACCGTTGGAGTCCACAACCTTGCCCAACCTCTTCATCTTCAACCACTTCCGCAACGACCCGTACCAGGGCTATTCGCTGGCCGCGGCGCTGTTGCTGTTCATCATCCTGGGCACCATCTCAGCGCTCGTCTTCAGGGTGCTCAACTCCGAGAAGCTGGTCGACTGA
- a CDS encoding GlxA family transcriptional regulator translates to MHRVAVLTFDGVHSFDLAMPLQVFSTAHGAAKEPGELFGPRLYDVRVCADGEDLAVTGVGGVEMYRYTPPYPLAAAIDADTIVVLGTDRRGDPPAAVLELLREAHRRQIRIASICSGGARVLAASGLLDGRRTATHWSRAEQLAQRFPRVTVDANVLFIDHGDVLTSAGAASGIDLCLRMIHHDFGSAVAADVARHMVVPPQREGGQAPYIAHPEPGSDHGVLEPTMRWLRERLDKPVTLAQIADHAGTSPRTVNRRFKEQTGSTPLQWLLRQRVHHAQELLETTDLPIETIATHCGFGTALAMRQHFAKHIDTSPTAYRHAFRGRPVS, encoded by the coding sequence ATGCATCGGGTTGCGGTCCTCACCTTTGACGGTGTCCACAGTTTTGATCTGGCGATGCCGCTGCAGGTCTTCTCCACCGCGCACGGCGCGGCGAAGGAACCGGGGGAGCTGTTCGGTCCGCGGCTGTACGACGTCCGGGTCTGCGCCGACGGGGAGGATCTCGCCGTCACCGGGGTCGGCGGTGTCGAGATGTATCGCTACACGCCGCCGTATCCGCTCGCCGCAGCGATCGACGCCGACACCATCGTCGTGCTCGGCACCGATCGCCGCGGTGATCCGCCGGCCGCGGTGCTCGAGCTGTTGCGGGAGGCGCACCGGCGGCAGATCAGGATCGCCTCGATCTGCTCCGGCGGTGCGCGGGTGCTGGCCGCCTCGGGGCTGCTGGACGGTCGCCGGACCGCGACCCACTGGTCACGGGCCGAACAGCTCGCGCAACGCTTTCCCCGGGTGACGGTCGACGCGAACGTGCTGTTCATCGATCACGGCGACGTGCTGACCTCCGCCGGCGCGGCCAGCGGCATCGACCTCTGTCTGCGGATGATCCATCACGATTTCGGATCCGCGGTCGCCGCCGACGTCGCCCGGCACATGGTGGTGCCGCCGCAGCGGGAGGGTGGGCAGGCGCCGTACATCGCCCACCCCGAGCCGGGATCGGACCACGGGGTGCTGGAACCGACGATGCGTTGGCTGCGTGAGCGGTTGGACAAGCCGGTGACCCTGGCCCAGATCGCCGATCACGCCGGTACCAGTCCGCGTACGGTCAACCGACGTTTCAAGGAACAGACCGGCAGTACGCCGCTGCAGTGGCTGTTGCGGCAACGGGTACACCATGCCCAGGAGTTGCTGGAGACCACCGATCTGCCGATCGAGACGATCGCCACGCATTGCGGCTTCGGCACCGCGCTGGCGATGCGACAACATTTCGCCAAACACATCGACACCTCGCCGACGGCCTATCGGCACGCCTTCCGGGGGCGTCCGGTCTCCTGA